A region of the Ochotona princeps isolate mOchPri1 chromosome 9, mOchPri1.hap1, whole genome shotgun sequence genome:
aTGTGAGGGTGTGGTTGTGTTCCTCTTTGTGCAGAGGCATGAGGTGTCAAGGGTCATTTCCACAGGGTTATGTAATCATTGTGGAGTCTTCTTTTTGCCCCTACCAGCCTCATAGCTCTTGTATAAGAGCCAAAATTCTTTTCAATTCCCATAGACCAAATTTTTACTCTACATTGACCAGTTAAACTTGGAAAAGGTGAGGGGGAAAGCAACTTCCTGGAGGGACTCAAAGATCTGGTGCCTTTTGaatgcagagaaaaagatatcatagtttattttaaatgtgcttttcccacaggaagcctaatgaaataccatttgaaaagaagcatgcctctaatgtccctgagaacaacctcgaGAGTCGGGAATATCTCAGTCAGTTTGACAAGATCCAgatttgtcagcagtcctttgaacacaatggaaatgagaaaactttcagCGGGAAGAAGATTGTCCTTATGTGTGAACAAGTTTATACCAAAAACCCATGTAAtcagcaacctgtcagtgtgggagaagccaTTCATGTTGGCtgctataaatcttgccttagcACCAACctgagaactgacacaggagaataTTTGTATGTGTCCAATGAATGTAAAGGAAACCTGtaccagaagccagaactcatcAGAAATCAGATCCTTCAAAGTGCAGACAATCCGTATGAATGCACTGAACATGGAAAAGCCTTTCACCAGCAATTATCACTAACTGGGCAACAGAGACtccacacaaggaaaagatcttaTGAATGTAAGGAGTGTGAAAAAGAGTTTCCTCGTAACTCCAGCCTAAAAATACatgagagggtccacacaggggagaaaactTATGAATGCAGGGAGTGTGAAAAAGGTTTATGTCACAAGTCAAACATGAACTCTCATCATAGATTACACACTGGGGAACAACCTTACAAATGTATTGAGTGTGAGGAATGCTTTTCTTATCAGCAACCCCTCATTGCACATCACAGAATCCACATTGGGGAAAAACGTTATGAATGTAGTtggtgtggaaaagcatttcttcataagtcaagcatgatcatacatcagagaatccacactggggaaaaaccttatgaatgtagtgagtgtgggaaagctttttcTGCTAAGTCCGGCATTAGAtcacatcagaaaatccacacaggggataaaccttatgaatgtagtgagtgtggaaaagcttttattcgtaagtcataCCTCAtttctcatcagagaatccacacaggggagaaaccttatgaatgtagtgagtgtggaaaagctttttcttttaagtCAAACATTAGATCACATCGGAGAATCCACaccggggaaaaaccttatgaatgtagtgagtgtggaaaagcttttcttcataagtcaagcatgatcatacatcagagaatccacaccggggaaaaaccttatgaatgtagtgagtgtggaaaagcttttcttcataagtcaagcatgatcatacatcagagaatccacactggggaaaaaccttatgaatgtagtgagtgtgggaaaggctttccttataagccacacctcattagacatcagagaatccacactggggaaaaaccttacgaatgtagtgagtgtggaaaagcttttattcgtaagtcatacctcattactcatcagaaaatccacacaggggagaaaccttatgaatgtagtgagtgtggaaaagcttttattcgtaagtcaagcatgatcatacatcagagaatccacactggggaaaaaccttatgaatgtagtgagtgtggcaaaggctttccttataagccacacctcattagacatcagagaatccacactggggaaaaaccttacgaatgtagtgagtgtggaaaagcttttattcgtaagtcatacctcattactcatcagaaaatccacacaggggagaaaccttatgtatgtagtgagtgtggaaaagcttttattcgtaagtcaagcatgatcatacatcagagaatccacactggggaaaaaccttacgaatgtagtgagtgtggaaaaggcttctctgataagtcaagcatgagatcacatcagagaatccacactggggaaaaaaccttatgaatgtagagatTGCGGAAAAGGCTTTCCTTGTAAGCCACaactcattagacatcagagattccacactggagaaaaaaaccatatgaatgtagtgagtgtggaaaaggcatTTCTTGCAAggcacacctcattagacatcagagaatccacactgggggaaaaccttatgaatgtaatgagtgtggaaaagcttttttctcagaagtcacacctaatcatacatcagaggatcctcacaggggagaaaccttatgaatgtagtgtgtATCTTCAAGCCTTTACTTATCAGACAGGTTACATCCGACATCAGAGTATCCATACAGGATAAGAACCACATGAATATAATGAGTGGAAAATTCTGTTGCAAgcagtcaagttttattaaacatctgaaTTCATGTGGGAACAGCAGAAATGTGTTACATGTGTCTTAAAATTCATATACCAACCTTTTCAGCAGAGTGGAAACATACGTGCTTCAATAAGTAGCATATtaacagaaatgagcaaacacgCAGCATTGACTGAAAAATTTTTCTGAAGTCAATCGTTAGCAGAGTCACAGACCTCAGAACTACAAAAGCATGTCAGCTGAAAGACTAGCCACCATAAGCCTGTTATGGTGTGTCGAAGCttacaaagtgaatgaaaaaaCAACCATTAGCAAGAGTACAAAACATTGTAAAAGGGCAACAGATGTGGAAACATACTTAgaaagtctcagcaagtgttaaataataaacatgagaagtattttatttcagaagagagGGTATTTGTTGATAAAATAATTAAACGCAATTTGTACATGATCTCCCTTTGTTGTGAGgtggtaaatgtgaatgctgttttcagattaaatgtTGATAATAAATGCTCCGTATGTAACACTTGTTTCAAATGCCATCTTTGTCATTTACACATTTATCTAATAGAACTGTCTTAGAATCGCAAAATTCCCCATCCTATTACAGAATTATATTGGGACCACAGGTATCAACtgatgcatgtggcagttgtaGTGATAAAGATCAAGATTTGAAGGACGAATCTTTTCCAGAGGCAAGATTCTGTTGTGATGTCTGGCCAAATGTGGATCCTATTTGGCCACTGTCTCTCCTTGAATAGTAAGTATGGGAGATCACTCCTGCATCTCTGCCAGGTTATCTCATACAGGatgccataggcacatggcacgtTGTGTCTCTGTGCAAAGCAGtggcagtggtctcagctaacagagactccatctttgcctgttcactgggcatagaTCCAGAGTAATAGGCTGTATCACAATTTCTCTGTCCCTGCAAAGCTGTGCTAGAATTcccctgataagcaactctacGTAGTTAAGTGCAACCCTCATCCCGTTTACCAGTTACACGTAATGATCATGCGTAAAGGCAcagctttcagcccaggtgctagcttatcttggtCAATCTGCACATGGCCTAAAACACTAAGCTATCAaccctgcttacagaatgtaactggtgactTGATTAGAGTGTCCAGAGAGATAGCCATACTTACTGGCCAGTTACAACAACAGTGTAGGGTGGGAGTTCTTTTGAAACCACCCTCAGCCTTCCActgtatatatgcttgtatgatcttcccaaTAAATGGACATCCCTCACCAGGTTGTCTCTGGTGGTTCAGCAGCCAAGCTACACCATTGCCATGGCCCTCAGAAATCTTGGGCCTGCTGGTcaaaaaacagccaagactctagcaggcatatctcagagacaaaataattgtctgacatcagactcttggagttcctctttcaggtggagtttatgtgtcagctgccactactactgctcagattcacactgatttcatgtgtcatggcttctcacagtaagtttcttgccattgtatgAATGAGTACATGCCggcctgtgcctgaagtctttcaattGTAACAGTGAGCATCAGAACCAGCACtgttacatagtaggtaagctgtctgagatcctagccaatccaccatggttttgctcttggcttctggtttcacaacagctcggctactgcaattgagccattggggatatgaaccagtggacagaagatatctccctgcttctgtctttcttactgtaattctgcttttcaaacaaaaaaaaccttgaagGGTGGGTCCCATGACTGGTGTTGAGGGAAATGAGAAGCCCATTGACTTGCATCCCATGTGCGACGACCTCAAGCACTTCCACTACTTAATATTTAGAGTTGAGGCCCTATcaagaccaacaatgatgagcactgagggtaagagaggcaattttttttttcaaaatgtgtcaTGTAGGGTCcggcagagtagcctagtggctaaagtcctcaccttgatcgcgccaggatcccatatgggtgcttgttctaatcctggcagccccgcttcccatccacctccctgcttgtggcctgggaaagcagttgaggatggcccaatgatttgggatcctccacccatttggaagacctggaggaggttccaggctcctggctctggatcagcatagcacagctcgttgcactcacttggggtgtgactcatctgatggaagatcttcctctctctctctcttcctctccgtatatctgacttggtaataaaaatagataaatctttttttaaaaatgtgtcatgtAATCAGTACTTTActtaaactacagaatgaagttCTACACATCAACCTGCTTCCCACCAGATTGCTCATGTGAGCCCCCAGCAGTAAACTCTTTGCTATTGCCTATCAtatcctggctcaggtcctcagtaGGACACTCCTCAGAGAGCTTTGTGCAACAgtgagatttattgaattttttgcagttcctgttttaaaatattcccagtcTCTGACAGCATCAtaacatcctttgatttttgtaattacattttaggaaggtgtggaatagggtggaaggatgggattcacaggaattggaagaaaacagaggagtgggttcttttttccagttatacatcctgctgcagtaaacatgggttgggacaacattcaagttactaactgggtgtctcaatttcaagaagcacactaccacctagttttctctcaagaagtgctttccccttccctcctcttcccctgctcacatcaccactttgcaaataaaacatctctgtctctaaaaagataaatttaaaaaatgactttgagatccagtttctatATCCACCTCCTGaatgtgagcaactggtatttagtagaaatctacgtattttctctatcctcacatacacttgctgttcctgggaggacctgagccggattggagtccatgcttgggaccctaggttcagccactaCAGACatttgatgagctgggccttggcctgcctggactcaagaggctTCACCCTTCCTGCTGGGAAGCAGataccttgggaacaaggcaggcctaggcgCGACCCACCTCCAACTTCGAGAGGTGGATGAGACTGAGGGAGTatgacctaatcatttttttttgagttgggtttctgtgtagtgtgtgtgtgtgtgtgtgtgtgtgtgtgatttaattgcactcagtacgtgtgtgtgtatgtattagatcattaaggagaaattggtgtgatcatttccaaattttctatttttccttcctgtttcaggtcagggttaaatgatattcagagaagctataccaggtcTCCCTACCATCCTAGTACTTAAGGATGGgtactggacccctgataccaaaccagagtgtcaatgtggcacacactccaaggtttctgtccaggtggtttccgatagttctgaaatgatgtccatctcaccaattcaagcaagagggaaccctTTGAATGTTCATTGGCTGATATGGttaaccttagagtctcctttctcccagatattGGCTATTATCATGGAGTAGTTAtccaatctcttctctcctcctgtcttttggatggtccagatgtgctttccaggcctcagtgggcttccatctccaggtggagtcaagccagttgtccaatactccttttcaactgaggagtaccagttcttgcaagtgcacccAAGACCTCGAGCCAGTCAATCCTGCCTCAGTGGAGCCCCACATGCAGCGCTCACTGAGCTAGtaccaccatgcaggcatgtaaagtaCCCAAACCACGTGATCTGAGGCCCACCACACCCTCTACCCCCAGAACTCacagacccaggacccattgcactggccagccaaggaccctcgccaagcaacataaaccgccacacatacagccactggggctcataaactgggTTCATCACACAGCTGTacccaagggcccagacaaggccactagggccccactggatctcctgcacccagggatcatgtgtccagcatcaacatccccctgactgccatggcttgcctccactcattttccaccagcatgtattTCAGCCTGGATCAGTCTGTCTCCCgcaattccacttcatgttgctgtgtgctgaaaCCTATCCAGGAACAGCATGCCCCCTGTTTCAGTCCTAATGTGAATTGCCTATTGTTGTGGCCTGATACAGCACTGATCCTGCTCCCTATGCTGTTTTTCAGATCTTCTAGATGATGTTAGGTAATGACtcacctgtgcttttggcatcttttctaagaaatctttctctgttcctgtttcttggagagtgcttcctatgttttcctttaatagtttgatggttactTGGTAAAAATTtagttctttgatccatttagagctgctttgtgtataatgtgacaggcATGGTCATGTTTTCTTATTCTGCAACCTGCTATgcacttgtcccaacagcatttgttgaacagaccagGATTATTACTTGGGctgttttcagttgtcttgtcaaagattagttggccctatatgtgtgggctcctttctggggtttcagttctgttccactgattttcttctctatttctgtaccagtaccagactgttcttATGAGCCCTGCTCTGTAGTAtttcttgaggtctggaactgaGGGTCCTCtagattgatttttattcttcaggatagctttggctattcatggtcacATGTGATTCTGATGAACCTTTGTATTATCTTCCCTGTTTTCTAGAAGAATTTTGTTGAGATTCCGATTGGGGTTGCATCAAACCTGTATGTTACCTTTGGTAATATGGCAATTTAGGTTGTGTTTACTGTGCCAGtgaaggaacatggtaagtttctccattttccaatgtcttcttctatttccttttttaatgatttatagttttcatcatagaggtcttttacatattttgtaacttaattcctaggtatttaagattcctctccattgttttaaaggggAATAtagttacaatttcttttttaaaagatttttaaatttttattggaaaggtggacatacagataggaggagtgacagagaggaaaatgttctgtCCAATTGTTAACTCCCCAAGTTGCTACAGTGGAACTGAgcacatctgaaaccaggagcaggagATTCCCCAGAGTAACTCAtgcatgtacagggtcccaacgctttgggctgccCCCGATTTCATTCCAAGGCCACAGACTGGGAGCTGAAATGAAGCAGGGCTGACAGCATTGTTACtctcatccatatgggatcctgacaaatTCAAGGTGACtactttatccactatgctattgcgccaggccctgtacttaaaatttcttagGAATGAAGAGTTTTGTATAGTAGTGCccttgatttgttttcattaattttgtatcctgttaccgTGCCATACTCTTCTATGAGTTTCAGTTATGTCCtcactgagttttttggttctcctgtgtagaaaattatgtcatctgcaaatagaggtAATTTAGTTCCTCATTTGTAGTTTGAAATCCTTTAAttactttttcttgcctaatggttctggta
Encoded here:
- the LOC101518759 gene encoding zinc finger protein 260-like; the encoded protein is MQTKFLLYIDQLNLEKNNLESREYLSQFDKIQICQQSFEHNGNEKTFSGKKIVLMCEQVYTKNPCNQQPVSVGEAIHVGCYKSCLSTNLRTDTGEYLYVSNECKGNLYQKPELIRNQILQSADNPYECTEHGKAFHQQLSLTGQQRLHTRKRSYECKECEKEFPRNSSLKIHERVHTGEKTYECRECEKGLCHKSNMNSHHRLHTGEQPYKCIECEECFSYQQPLIAHHRIHIGEKRYECSWCGKAFLHKSSMIIHQRIHTGEKPYECSECGKAFSAKSGIRSHQKIHTGDKPYECSECGKAFIRKSYLISHQRIHTGEKPYECSECGKAFSFKSNIRSHRRIHTGEKPYECSECGKAFLHKSSMIIHQRIHTGEKPYECSECGKAFLHKSSMIIHQRIHTGEKPYECSECGKGFPYKPHLIRHQRIHTGEKPYECSECGKAFIRKSYLITHQKIHTGEKPYECSECGKAFIRKSSMIIHQRIHTGEKPYECSECGKGFPYKPHLIRHQRIHTGEKPYECSECGKAFIRKSYLITHQKIHTGEKPYVCSECGKAFIRKSSMIIHQRIHTGEKPYECSECGKGFSDKSSLIRHQRIHTGGKPYECNECGKPDVLAFDTYTFIVVTSSCSGSSDDANPAGGGSCGGGGCGGTVVLTVTTVGRGGTYIGGGCSGGGSSRRRQQRQEEKQRRKQRW